Proteins encoded together in one Anaerolineae bacterium window:
- a CDS encoding J domain-containing protein — translation MEYKDYYKILGVDRNASLEEIKKAYRRLALKYHPDRNPGDKQAEEKFKEINEAYQVLSDPEKRARYDQLSDSYARWQTTGGQGPFRWDEWFAGGGMPEGVRVEFRDLDDLFGGVSGFSDFFRMFFGGGFPGVDFGPEVQRDRRQAQRKPTPQAYEQPIAITFHEAYHGTTRHIEVNGKRLEVKIPPGARTGTKVRLRRAVPLGNGQAADLYLVVQVAPDPRFERQGDDLYTDVTVDLYAAVLGGEVRVPTPAGDVMLTIPPGTQPGQTFRLRGRGMPRLGNPDQHGDLYVRVQVEIPRQLSAEERELFARLAALRRR, via the coding sequence ATGGAATACAAGGACTACTACAAAATCTTGGGCGTGGATCGTAACGCCAGCCTGGAGGAAATCAAAAAGGCGTATCGTCGTCTGGCGCTCAAATATCACCCGGATCGTAACCCCGGCGACAAACAAGCGGAAGAAAAGTTCAAAGAGATCAACGAGGCCTATCAGGTGTTGAGCGACCCGGAGAAGCGGGCTCGCTATGACCAGTTGTCCGATTCGTACGCCCGCTGGCAGACCACGGGCGGGCAAGGGCCCTTCCGCTGGGACGAATGGTTTGCCGGCGGTGGGATGCCGGAGGGCGTGCGGGTGGAGTTCCGCGACCTGGACGATCTCTTCGGCGGGGTAAGCGGCTTCTCGGATTTCTTCCGCATGTTCTTTGGCGGTGGCTTTCCGGGCGTGGATTTCGGCCCGGAGGTGCAGCGGGACCGCCGCCAGGCTCAACGGAAGCCCACCCCGCAGGCCTATGAGCAGCCCATCGCCATCACCTTCCACGAAGCCTACCACGGCACCACGCGGCACATCGAGGTCAACGGCAAACGCTTGGAGGTGAAGATCCCGCCGGGTGCCCGCACGGGGACCAAAGTACGGCTACGGCGGGCCGTGCCGCTGGGCAATGGGCAGGCGGCCGATCTATACTTGGTCGTCCAGGTGGCACCCGATCCCCGTTTTGAGCGCCAGGGCGACGACCTGTACACCGATGTGACGGTGGATTTGTACGCCGCCGTGCTGGGCGGCGAGGTGCGCGTCCCCACCCCGGCGGGGGATGTGATGCTCACCATCCCGCCGGGCACGCAACCGGGGCAGACCTTCCGCCTGCGCGGCCGAGGGATGCCCAGATTGGGCAACCCGGACCAGCACGGTGACCTGTATGTGCGTGTGCAGGTCGAAATCCCGCGCCAACTGAGTGCGGAAGAGCGTGAACTGTTCGCTCGCCTGGCCGCCCTGCGCCGACGCTGA
- a CDS encoding PIG-L family deacetylase — protein sequence MLWVVLSPHLDDAVYSLGGWLAWRVQQGDRVEVWTVCAGEPPPGPLSLVAQVLHQMWGLQREEVVATRRAEDHAACRLLGLTPRHLEVPDAIYRRDATGEPLYPDFDALTGSLHPTDEALVETLANHFRREWPAEARVVAPMAIGGHVDHRLTRAAAEATGRVAAYYADFPYAAREGLPALRDLPRQGWWVMHPLPPSEAWLQVWVQGVQRYASQQSAFWASDAALEEEVRAFAGQGGGSPWLPLEAPRG from the coding sequence ATGCTGTGGGTTGTGCTTTCTCCCCACCTGGATGATGCGGTGTATTCGTTAGGCGGCTGGCTGGCCTGGCGGGTGCAGCAAGGCGATCGTGTGGAAGTGTGGACGGTGTGCGCCGGTGAGCCGCCGCCGGGGCCGTTGAGCCTGGTGGCGCAGGTGCTGCACCAGATGTGGGGATTGCAACGGGAAGAGGTGGTCGCCACCCGCCGCGCCGAGGACCACGCCGCCTGCCGCCTGCTGGGACTGACGCCACGCCACCTGGAAGTGCCCGACGCCATCTACCGCCGCGATGCCACCGGGGAGCCGCTCTACCCCGATTTCGATGCGCTGACCGGGTCCCTGCACCCCACCGACGAGGCCCTGGTGGAGACATTGGCCAATCACTTCCGCCGTGAGTGGCCCGCCGAGGCCCGCGTGGTGGCACCCATGGCCATCGGCGGCCATGTGGACCACCGGCTCACCCGCGCCGCAGCCGAGGCCACGGGACGGGTGGCGGCGTACTACGCCGACTTCCCCTACGCAGCCCGGGAGGGGCTCCCGGCGCTGCGCGACCTGCCCCGGCAGGGTTGGTGGGTGATGCACCCGCTGCCACCCTCGGAGGCCTGGCTGCAGGTCTGGGTGCAGGGGGTGCAACGGTACGCCTCCCAGCAGAGCGCCTTTTGGGCGTCGGACGCGGCGTTGGAGGAGGAAGTGCGCGCCTTTGCGGGCCAGGGAGGCGGCAGCCCGTGGCTTCCGCTGGAGGCCCCGCGGGGGTGA
- a CDS encoding glycosyltransferase family 2 protein, translating into MNTQQRPTFSVVVPVYNERESLPELYRRVRAVMESLGEPWELVLVDDGSTDGSTDLMRQLREQDPEHVRPVIFARNFGHQIAVTAGLDYARGEAVIIMDADLQDPPEVIPDLVAKWREGYQVVYAVRAAREGETWFKKTTAALFYRLIYRITDVKIPVDTGDFRLMDRQVVDVLNRMRERHRFIRGMAAWVGFRQTGVPYKRAPRFAGETKYPLRKMLKFALDAITAFSYFPLQLATYMGFASAGLAIVAIPIVVVLRLTGSQAFYGQATTLIAVLFLGGVQLISLGILGEYVGRLYDEAKDRPLYVVAEAPEEEPGQKS; encoded by the coding sequence ATGAACACCCAACAGCGCCCCACCTTTTCCGTCGTCGTGCCCGTATATAACGAACGGGAGTCCCTGCCCGAACTTTACCGGCGGGTCAGGGCGGTTATGGAGAGCCTGGGTGAGCCGTGGGAACTGGTGTTGGTGGACGACGGCTCCACCGACGGCTCCACCGACTTGATGCGGCAGTTGCGGGAGCAAGACCCCGAGCATGTGCGTCCGGTCATCTTCGCCCGCAACTTCGGCCACCAAATCGCGGTCACCGCCGGGCTGGATTACGCCCGCGGCGAGGCGGTCATCATCATGGATGCCGACCTTCAGGACCCGCCTGAGGTCATCCCCGACCTGGTGGCCAAGTGGCGCGAGGGGTATCAGGTGGTCTATGCCGTGCGGGCCGCCCGCGAGGGGGAGACCTGGTTCAAGAAGACCACCGCCGCCCTGTTCTACCGCCTGATCTACCGCATCACCGATGTCAAGATCCCAGTGGATACCGGCGACTTTCGCCTGATGGACCGGCAGGTGGTGGATGTGCTCAACCGGATGCGGGAGCGACATCGCTTCATCCGGGGCATGGCCGCCTGGGTAGGCTTTCGCCAGACAGGCGTGCCCTACAAGCGGGCGCCGCGCTTCGCCGGGGAGACCAAATACCCCCTGCGCAAGATGCTCAAATTCGCCCTGGACGCCATCACGGCCTTCTCTTACTTCCCGCTGCAGTTGGCCACCTACATGGGGTTCGCTTCGGCCGGGCTGGCCATCGTGGCCATCCCCATCGTGGTCGTGCTGCGGCTGACCGGCTCCCAGGCCTTCTATGGCCAGGCGACCACGCTCATCGCCGTGCTCTTTTTGGGCGGCGTGCAGTTGATCTCCTTAGGCATCCTGGGCGAGTATGTGGGCCGCCTATACGACGAGGCCAAAGACCGCCCCCTCTATGTGGTGGCCGAAGCGCCAGAGGAGGAGCCGGGCCAGAAATCATAG